From a region of the Mycobacterium intracellulare ATCC 13950 genome:
- a CDS encoding flavin-containing monooxygenase produces the protein MTMHQDSCGPTQTPDDVDIAALREKYRLEREKRLRKEGSKQYIELEDDFAGYYEVDPYTPAAPRDPISEDIDVAVLGGGFGGLLSAAHLKKAGVDDVRVIELGGDFGGVWYWNRYPGIQCDNESYCYIPLLEELDFMPSKKFADGAEIYQHCRNIGKHFGLYDSAIFSTQVRDLRWDEEIRRWRIGTNRGDDIRARFVVLASGPFHRPKLPGIPGIKDFKGHAFHSSRWDYDYTGGDSGGNLHKLADKRVAVIGTGATAIQIVPFLARDAQHLYVFQRTPSTVDERNNAPTDPEWVKSLRPGWQRERQRNFHSWTFEGMALGQPDLVCDFWTELGRNTAARVLALDDPASLTPEQFMAIREEEDYKLMERLRRRIDVIVEDAQTAEALKPYYRFLCKRPLSNDEYLPMFNRPNVTLVDVSDSKGVERITEKGLVAGGVEYEVDCIIYASGFEITTEISRRYSMETIEGRDGLSLFDHWRDGYKTLHGMTSRGFPNQFYTGFTQVGISANIAANYELQGEHIAYIIAEALKRGATTVEPSAAAQEQWCATIRETAVDNSAFDAQCTPGYYNNEGGGGGEGIRSHLGEPYGPGFYAFEDLLRVWRDKGDLDGLVLGT, from the coding sequence ATGACCATGCACCAGGACAGCTGCGGGCCCACCCAGACGCCCGACGACGTCGACATCGCCGCGCTGCGCGAGAAGTACCGGCTGGAACGCGAAAAGCGGCTGCGCAAGGAAGGTTCCAAGCAGTACATCGAACTGGAGGACGACTTCGCCGGGTACTACGAGGTCGATCCCTACACCCCGGCCGCGCCACGCGACCCGATTTCGGAGGACATCGACGTCGCGGTCCTCGGTGGCGGCTTCGGTGGATTGCTGTCGGCAGCGCACCTGAAGAAGGCGGGCGTCGACGACGTACGCGTGATCGAACTCGGCGGCGACTTCGGCGGTGTCTGGTACTGGAACCGGTACCCGGGCATCCAGTGCGACAACGAATCCTACTGCTACATCCCGCTTCTCGAAGAGCTCGATTTCATGCCGTCGAAGAAGTTCGCCGACGGCGCCGAGATTTACCAGCACTGTCGCAACATCGGCAAGCATTTCGGCCTCTACGATTCGGCGATCTTCTCCACCCAGGTGCGCGACCTGCGTTGGGACGAGGAGATCAGGCGCTGGCGAATCGGCACCAACCGCGGCGACGACATCCGCGCCCGGTTCGTGGTGCTGGCGTCGGGCCCCTTCCACCGGCCCAAACTGCCCGGCATTCCTGGGATCAAGGACTTCAAGGGCCACGCGTTCCACTCGTCGCGGTGGGACTACGACTACACCGGCGGGGACAGCGGCGGCAACCTGCACAAGCTCGCCGACAAGAGGGTCGCCGTCATCGGCACCGGCGCCACCGCGATCCAGATCGTCCCGTTCCTGGCCCGAGACGCCCAGCACCTCTACGTCTTTCAGCGCACCCCTTCGACCGTCGACGAACGCAACAACGCGCCGACCGACCCGGAGTGGGTGAAATCGTTGCGGCCGGGCTGGCAGCGGGAACGGCAACGCAACTTCCACTCCTGGACCTTCGAGGGCATGGCGCTGGGTCAGCCGGACCTGGTGTGCGACTTCTGGACCGAACTCGGGCGCAACACCGCGGCCCGGGTGCTCGCGCTGGACGACCCCGCGTCGCTGACGCCCGAGCAGTTCATGGCGATCCGCGAGGAAGAGGATTACAAGCTGATGGAGCGGCTGCGCCGCCGCATCGACGTGATCGTCGAGGACGCGCAGACCGCCGAGGCACTCAAGCCCTACTACCGGTTCCTGTGCAAGCGGCCACTGTCCAACGACGAGTACCTGCCGATGTTCAACCGGCCCAACGTCACCCTCGTCGACGTCTCCGATTCCAAAGGGGTTGAACGGATCACCGAAAAGGGGCTGGTGGCGGGCGGCGTCGAGTACGAGGTCGACTGCATCATCTATGCCAGCGGCTTCGAGATCACCACCGAGATCAGCCGCCGCTATTCCATGGAGACGATCGAGGGCCGCGACGGGCTGTCGCTGTTCGACCACTGGCGCGACGGCTACAAGACGCTGCACGGGATGACCAGCCGCGGCTTCCCGAACCAGTTCTATACCGGTTTTACCCAGGTCGGCATCTCCGCCAACATCGCCGCCAACTACGAGCTGCAGGGCGAGCACATCGCCTACATCATCGCCGAGGCGTTGAAGCGGGGCGCGACCACCGTGGAGCCCAGCGCGGCGGCCCAGGAGCAGTGGTGCGCGACGATCCGGGAAACCGCCGTCGACAACTCGGCGTTCGACGCCCAGTGCACACCCGGCTACTACAACAACGAAGGCGGCGGCGGGGGAGAGGGCATCCGGTCACACCTGGGCGAACCGTACGGCCCCGGCTTTTACGCGTTCGAGGACTTGCTGCGCGTGTGGCGTGACAAGGGCGACTTGGACGGGTTGGTGCTCGGCACTTGA
- a CDS encoding aromatic ring-hydroxylating oxygenase subunit alpha, producing the protein MTDLAKGTNSAGAEELSSPMTIGVEAYISEDYARAERDRLWRRVWQQVGRVEELPEVGSYLTYDILDDSIIVVRTGHNEFHAHHNVCMHRGRRLIDTPEGAKNACARTRKSFVCGFHGWTYGLDGACTHIREQQDWQGALTPDNTHLRPVRVDTWGGWLWINMDPDCEPLADYLFPAAKILDPFGCENMRYKWRKWLEFDCNWKVALEAFNETYHVYTTHPEFNKFGEFKGWAKAQGRHSNIGYDAPEDMEATKSKIRLGIGADPRVSTAEMQVYTMEETNATTTQTLVNAAKRLVDELPEGTPADKVLEHWLASARRDDEARGVVWPTIPADILGQAGTAWQIFPNFQIGQGLTSALCYGARPHPSYNPDKCIFEVSVFELYPKGQEPQTEWEYTPVGDPRWRSVLPQDFSNMAAVQQGMKSLGFAGTKPNPYRERSTVNLHYQLSRYMGTGEPQELSRKESPSA; encoded by the coding sequence ATGACCGATCTCGCCAAGGGCACGAATTCCGCTGGGGCCGAGGAACTCTCGTCCCCGATGACGATCGGCGTCGAGGCATACATCTCCGAGGACTACGCCCGCGCCGAGCGCGACAGGCTGTGGCGGCGGGTCTGGCAGCAGGTCGGCCGCGTCGAGGAATTACCCGAGGTGGGCAGCTATTTGACCTACGACATCCTCGACGACTCGATCATCGTGGTGCGCACCGGCCACAACGAATTTCACGCGCACCACAACGTGTGCATGCACCGCGGCCGCCGGCTGATCGACACCCCCGAGGGCGCCAAGAACGCCTGTGCCCGCACCCGAAAGTCGTTCGTCTGCGGCTTTCACGGTTGGACCTATGGCTTGGACGGGGCGTGCACGCACATCCGCGAGCAACAGGACTGGCAGGGAGCGCTCACCCCGGACAACACCCACCTTCGACCGGTTCGGGTCGACACCTGGGGCGGCTGGTTGTGGATCAACATGGACCCCGACTGCGAGCCGCTGGCCGATTACCTGTTCCCCGCCGCGAAGATCCTCGACCCGTTCGGGTGTGAGAACATGCGCTACAAGTGGCGCAAATGGCTTGAATTTGACTGCAACTGGAAGGTCGCGCTGGAAGCGTTCAACGAGACCTACCACGTCTACACCACGCACCCCGAGTTCAACAAGTTCGGCGAGTTCAAGGGGTGGGCGAAAGCCCAAGGCAGACACAGCAACATCGGCTACGACGCCCCAGAGGACATGGAGGCCACCAAGTCCAAGATCCGCCTCGGCATCGGCGCCGACCCGCGGGTGTCCACCGCGGAGATGCAGGTGTACACGATGGAGGAGACCAACGCCACCACCACCCAGACGCTGGTGAACGCGGCCAAGCGACTCGTCGACGAGTTGCCCGAGGGGACGCCGGCCGACAAGGTCCTCGAGCACTGGCTGGCATCGGCGCGCCGCGACGACGAGGCCCGTGGCGTCGTCTGGCCGACGATCCCCGCCGACATCCTCGGGCAGGCCGGCACCGCGTGGCAGATCTTTCCGAACTTCCAGATCGGACAGGGCCTGACCAGCGCGCTGTGTTACGGCGCGCGACCGCACCCCAGCTACAACCCCGACAAGTGCATCTTCGAGGTGTCGGTGTTCGAGCTGTACCCGAAAGGCCAAGAGCCCCAGACCGAGTGGGAGTACACCCCGGTCGGGGATCCCCGTTGGCGGTCGGTCCTACCGCAGGACTTCTCCAACATGGCGGCCGTGCAGCAGGGGATGAAGTCACTCGGCTTCGCCGGCACCAAGCCCAACCCGTACCGCGAACGCAGCACCGTCAACCTGCACTACCAATTGTCGAGATACATGGGTACCGGTGAGCCCCAGGAACTGTCACGCAAGGAGTCACCATCGGCATGA
- a CDS encoding SDR family NAD(P)-dependent oxidoreductase: MDDQFGHLRLDGRVVVVSGAGGGGIGTTVTAVTARAGATVIAVSRSKENLDEHIAPLAAHGLAVVPVAADASTDEGIAAVIDHARRADGSLYGLVNVAGGAEPSTWMPSTRVTRGDWRKIFADNLETAFFMSQAVAAELVAQRLPGSIVSISSISGMNTAPFHIAYGTAKAAITAMTRTMALELAQAGVRVNAVAPGVTETAASRTYVDEDPERDRQAIAMGRRGRPEEQAGAILFLLSEMSSYITGQTLLVDGGLDLKWSHLGADNTSLFLRDESFRAAIRRM; encoded by the coding sequence ATGGACGATCAATTCGGGCACCTCAGGCTTGATGGTCGCGTCGTGGTGGTCTCCGGCGCCGGCGGAGGCGGCATCGGCACCACCGTCACAGCCGTGACCGCCCGGGCCGGGGCCACCGTGATCGCGGTGAGCCGATCGAAGGAAAACCTCGACGAGCACATCGCCCCGCTGGCCGCCCACGGCCTGGCCGTGGTGCCCGTCGCGGCCGACGCGTCCACCGACGAGGGCATCGCCGCGGTGATCGACCACGCGCGCCGCGCCGACGGAAGCTTGTACGGGCTGGTCAATGTCGCCGGCGGCGCCGAGCCGTCGACGTGGATGCCGTCGACGCGCGTGACCCGCGGCGACTGGCGCAAGATCTTCGCCGACAACCTCGAGACGGCGTTCTTCATGAGCCAGGCCGTGGCGGCCGAGCTCGTCGCGCAAAGACTGCCGGGGTCCATCGTGTCGATCTCGTCGATCAGCGGCATGAACACCGCGCCGTTTCACATCGCCTACGGGACCGCCAAGGCCGCGATCACCGCGATGACCCGCACGATGGCCCTCGAGTTGGCGCAGGCCGGAGTCCGGGTCAACGCCGTCGCGCCCGGCGTCACCGAGACGGCGGCCTCGCGCACCTACGTCGACGAGGACCCCGAACGGGATCGGCAGGCGATCGCCATGGGACGGCGGGGCCGGCCCGAGGAGCAGGCCGGCGCCATCCTGTTTCTGCTCTCGGAGATGTCGAGCTATATCACCGGCCAGACGCTGTTGGTCGACGGCGGCCTGGACCTCAAATGGAGCCATCTCGGCGCCGACAACACGTCGCTCTTCTTGCGTGACGAATCCTTCCGCGCGGCCATTAGGAGGATGTGA
- a CDS encoding SMP-30/gluconolactonase/LRE family protein yields MSISRALSTQPSRYAVPDAIDVAPGWELDRLTAPSRLFGANGLRTGPDGRIYIAQVTGSQISALDHRTGELVTASPKGGDIVAPDDVAFDPRGNLYATEVMDGRVSVRETNGRTRVLRDDVPSANGITFHDGRLFIGECREGGRLLEFDLSGGPPRVLLENVPSPNAMEVGPDGLLYFPVMGANEIWRVDPDGGEPHCVAKDLGVPDSVKFDARGYLVSTQVASGQVLRIDPRSGERRLLAQLNPGLDNCTFVGDRLFVSNFSGEITEISPDGATTSVLPGGLNWPLDLAVGQDGQLYIADGTYFYVALPDGSLQTAGMLFSPGYPGFLRGLAAGAPGEFVVTTSGGQVARYRPEAGETEVLADGFDQLYGVAVTPGGVVVAELGTGRVLSLRSGGVDVLATDLREPVGVAIDADGAPLVAEAGAGRVVRPAGSRADTVVADLQRPQGILVRDGVLYVVDAGAKELIAFDLAGHGRRTIASGLPVGPPPGVTAKPLRGMPPFSGPQGPFAGITAAADGTLYISADGEGSVLALRPTGH; encoded by the coding sequence ATGTCCATTTCAAGGGCCCTCTCAACGCAGCCCTCGCGGTACGCAGTCCCGGACGCGATCGACGTCGCTCCGGGCTGGGAACTCGACCGGTTGACCGCGCCGAGCCGGCTGTTCGGGGCCAACGGGCTGCGCACCGGCCCCGACGGCCGCATCTACATCGCGCAGGTGACCGGCAGTCAGATCAGCGCGCTGGACCACCGCACCGGGGAACTGGTGACCGCCAGCCCCAAGGGCGGCGACATCGTGGCACCCGACGACGTCGCGTTCGATCCCCGCGGCAACCTGTACGCGACCGAGGTGATGGACGGCCGGGTCAGCGTGCGCGAGACCAACGGCCGGACGCGGGTGCTGCGCGACGACGTGCCGTCGGCCAACGGCATCACGTTCCATGACGGCCGGTTGTTCATCGGTGAATGCCGGGAGGGTGGGCGGCTGCTGGAATTCGACCTGTCGGGCGGCCCGCCACGGGTGCTCTTGGAGAACGTGCCCTCGCCGAACGCGATGGAGGTCGGTCCCGACGGCCTGCTGTACTTCCCGGTGATGGGCGCCAACGAGATCTGGCGCGTCGACCCCGACGGCGGCGAGCCACACTGTGTCGCAAAAGATCTCGGCGTGCCCGACTCGGTGAAGTTCGACGCCCGGGGCTACCTCGTCTCCACCCAGGTGGCCAGCGGGCAGGTGCTGCGCATCGATCCCCGCAGCGGCGAACGTCGCCTGCTCGCCCAGCTGAATCCGGGGCTGGACAACTGCACCTTCGTCGGCGACCGGCTGTTCGTCTCCAACTTCAGTGGCGAGATCACCGAGATCTCGCCCGACGGCGCAACGACATCGGTGTTGCCGGGCGGACTCAACTGGCCGCTGGACCTGGCCGTGGGCCAGGACGGGCAGCTCTACATTGCCGACGGCACGTACTTCTATGTCGCCCTGCCCGACGGGTCCCTGCAGACCGCGGGAATGTTGTTCAGCCCCGGCTATCCCGGGTTCCTGCGCGGCCTCGCCGCAGGCGCGCCCGGCGAGTTCGTCGTCACCACCTCTGGCGGCCAGGTCGCCCGCTACCGGCCCGAAGCCGGCGAAACCGAGGTGCTGGCCGACGGTTTCGACCAGCTCTACGGTGTCGCGGTGACCCCAGGCGGTGTGGTGGTTGCGGAGTTGGGGACCGGGCGGGTGTTGTCGCTGCGGTCCGGAGGTGTCGACGTGCTGGCGACCGATCTGCGCGAGCCTGTCGGGGTCGCGATCGACGCCGACGGAGCCCCGCTGGTGGCGGAGGCGGGCGCGGGCAGGGTGGTCCGGCCGGCCGGGTCGCGGGCCGACACCGTCGTGGCCGATCTGCAACGGCCGCAGGGCATTCTGGTCCGCGACGGTGTGCTCTACGTGGTCGATGCCGGCGCCAAGGAACTGATCGCCTTCGACCTCGCCGGCCACGGTCGCCGGACGATCGCGTCCGGGCTGCCGGTCGGTCCCCCGCCGGGCGTGACTGCCAAGCCACTGCGCGGCATGCCGCCGTTTTCGGGGCCACAGGGTCCGTTCGCCGGCATCACGGCCGCGGCCGATGGGACGCTGTACATCTCGGCCGACGGCGAGGGCAGCGTGCTCGCCCTGCGCCCCACGGGCCACTGA
- a CDS encoding GntR family transcriptional regulator, giving the protein MSQAIAGDHRYLQIARTLRKEIVDGVYPVGSQLPTEHQLCERFAVSRYTVREALRRLREDNLVASRPRAGTRVVPRPASSSYAQDAMSIDDLLAFAAGAQLTIESNAMVTIDDDLAARTGLEPGTQWLSVRGYRQADGASVPMCRTEYYISRSFAAVGRLLQRHAGPIFPLIEDLFGVSVAQLHQEIAAVLLSPELADGLGVEAGTAALQMRRTYTTSDGEVAQVTINTHLSSRFRYAMTMRRVTGQAG; this is encoded by the coding sequence ATGTCCCAGGCCATCGCGGGCGACCACCGCTACCTGCAGATCGCCCGCACGCTGCGCAAGGAGATCGTCGACGGGGTCTACCCGGTGGGGTCGCAGCTGCCGACCGAGCACCAACTGTGTGAGCGCTTCGCGGTGAGCCGCTACACCGTTCGCGAAGCGTTGCGCCGGCTCCGCGAGGACAACCTGGTCGCCTCCCGGCCGCGGGCGGGCACCCGGGTGGTACCCCGCCCGGCGTCGAGTTCCTATGCCCAGGACGCGATGTCGATCGACGACCTGCTCGCGTTCGCCGCCGGCGCCCAGCTGACCATCGAATCCAACGCGATGGTGACGATCGACGACGACCTCGCCGCCCGGACCGGACTCGAGCCCGGCACCCAGTGGCTCTCGGTGCGTGGCTACCGGCAGGCCGACGGCGCGTCGGTGCCGATGTGCCGGACGGAGTACTACATCAGCCGCAGTTTCGCCGCGGTGGGCAGGCTGCTGCAACGCCATGCCGGCCCGATCTTCCCGTTGATCGAGGATCTTTTCGGCGTGAGCGTCGCCCAGTTGCACCAGGAGATCGCGGCCGTCCTGCTCTCCCCGGAACTGGCCGACGGCCTCGGCGTGGAAGCGGGAACGGCCGCACTGCAGATGCGGCGCACCTACACGACCTCCGACGGCGAGGTGGCCCAGGTGACGATCAACACCCACCTGTCGTCGAGGTTTCGGTATGCGATGACCATGCGTCGCGTCACCGGTCAGGCCGGCTGA
- a CDS encoding AMP-binding protein — MLARARHDAAHASEAYRRGLWVHTTLADSLRAAAQTSPHRTVLVDKDVRLDCATLHAQAGALAAAMLARMPTNSVVSFMLPNWHETAVIYLAATLAGMVVNPILPSLRDHDLRFILEDAGTAMLFAPHRFGGHDYAAMLERVTAAMGNAPEVVVLRETGHAGPHTPYPDLLDHAPDPATLPALDPDAARMILYTSGTTSRPKGVLHTHNSLHALIRQLREHWSIEPGDTFLVPSPVAHIGGSIYAFECPLLLGTTAVLMDRWDPAQAVALMNAERCTHMAGATPFLQQLLSAAEGLGTRLPDLKVFICGGASVSPSLIRSAADYFDRAVVTRVYGCTEVPVATVGAPRPDEADSAADTDGRAGIAEIKLVPHGAAPAGDGEIYLRGPQMLLGYRHPEDDSFDADGFFRTGDLGRWVSTGSGDRYLVVTGRAKDVIIRSGENISAKEVEDLLADHPGIAEIAVVGLPDERTGERACAVIVPAGAQRPDVASLLALLVSKGVAKFKAPEQVVIWDALPKNDAGKVLKHRVRAALTRVETKDG, encoded by the coding sequence TTGCTCGCCCGGGCCCGCCACGACGCGGCGCATGCGTCAGAGGCCTACCGGCGCGGACTGTGGGTGCACACCACGCTCGCCGATTCCCTGCGCGCGGCCGCGCAGACGTCGCCGCACCGAACAGTGTTGGTGGACAAGGATGTTCGGCTGGACTGCGCCACACTGCACGCGCAGGCCGGCGCGCTGGCCGCGGCGATGCTGGCGCGCATGCCCACCAACAGCGTCGTGTCCTTCATGCTGCCGAACTGGCATGAGACCGCCGTCATCTATCTGGCCGCGACGCTCGCCGGCATGGTGGTGAACCCGATCCTTCCGTCGCTGCGCGACCACGACCTGCGCTTCATTCTCGAAGACGCCGGCACCGCAATGCTATTCGCCCCGCACCGATTCGGCGGCCACGACTACGCGGCGATGCTCGAACGGGTGACGGCCGCGATGGGCAACGCGCCCGAGGTCGTGGTGTTGCGCGAAACCGGGCACGCCGGTCCGCACACCCCCTATCCGGACCTGCTCGACCATGCGCCGGACCCCGCGACGCTTCCGGCGCTCGATCCCGACGCCGCGCGGATGATCCTGTACACCTCGGGGACCACCAGCCGCCCGAAAGGCGTCCTGCACACCCACAATTCGCTGCACGCCCTGATCCGCCAGCTCCGCGAGCACTGGAGCATCGAGCCCGGCGACACGTTCCTGGTCCCGTCGCCGGTCGCCCATATCGGCGGCTCGATCTATGCCTTCGAATGCCCGCTGCTGCTGGGCACCACCGCGGTGCTGATGGACCGGTGGGATCCGGCGCAGGCGGTCGCGCTGATGAACGCCGAACGGTGCACCCACATGGCGGGGGCCACGCCGTTTCTGCAGCAGCTGCTGTCCGCCGCCGAAGGCCTCGGCACCCGCCTGCCCGACCTGAAGGTGTTCATCTGCGGCGGCGCGTCGGTATCGCCGTCGCTGATCCGGAGCGCCGCAGACTATTTCGACCGCGCGGTGGTCACCCGGGTGTACGGCTGCACCGAGGTTCCCGTCGCGACCGTCGGCGCGCCCCGGCCCGACGAAGCCGACAGCGCCGCGGATACCGACGGCAGGGCCGGCATCGCCGAGATCAAGCTCGTCCCCCACGGTGCCGCACCCGCGGGTGACGGAGAAATCTACCTGCGCGGGCCGCAGATGCTACTGGGCTACCGCCATCCCGAAGACGATTCCTTCGATGCCGATGGGTTTTTCCGCACCGGGGATCTCGGGCGCTGGGTCTCGACCGGTTCCGGAGACCGGTACCTCGTCGTGACGGGACGGGCCAAGGACGTCATCATCCGCAGCGGCGAGAACATCTCGGCCAAGGAGGTCGAGGACCTGCTCGCCGACCATCCCGGCATCGCCGAGATCGCTGTGGTCGGGCTGCCCGACGAGCGCACCGGGGAGCGGGCCTGCGCGGTGATCGTCCCCGCGGGCGCGCAGCGCCCGGACGTCGCGAGTTTGCTTGCGCTGCTGGTGAGCAAGGGCGTCGCCAAATTCAAGGCGCCCGAACAGGTCGTGATCTGGGATGCCCTGCCGAAGAACGACGCTGGCAAGGTGCTCAAGCATCGGGTCCGGGCGGCGCTCACGCGGGTGGAGACTAAGGATGGGTGA
- a CDS encoding SDR family NAD(P)-dependent oxidoreductase: protein MGEMQVAIVTGASSGIGLGCATKLAEMGMAVLGTGRDQDRLAELHTAIGDPDRVATLAVDLTDDDAPRRIVDLAVQRWGHIDFLINNAGVGSPKPLHETDDETLDYFLGLMLRAPFRLARDVLPHMGPGSAIINVTSTFAVVGGLRGGAYSAAKGGLTALTTHIACQYGASGIRCNAVAPGVTVTPMVEKRLQDERFRKINTEMTPHPRLGRVDDIASTVAFLCSPGGSFINGQTIVVDGGWSSTKYLSEFALSSRWTER, encoded by the coding sequence ATGGGTGAGATGCAGGTCGCAATCGTCACGGGCGCAAGCAGCGGCATCGGCCTGGGCTGCGCCACGAAACTCGCCGAGATGGGCATGGCGGTCCTGGGCACGGGCCGCGACCAGGACCGGCTGGCCGAACTGCACACGGCCATCGGCGATCCGGATCGCGTTGCCACACTTGCCGTCGACCTGACCGACGACGACGCGCCGCGACGCATCGTGGACCTCGCCGTGCAGCGATGGGGCCACATCGACTTCCTGATCAACAACGCCGGAGTCGGCAGCCCCAAGCCGCTGCACGAAACCGACGACGAAACCCTGGACTACTTCCTGGGTTTGATGCTACGGGCACCGTTTCGGCTCGCGCGTGACGTGCTGCCCCACATGGGACCCGGCTCGGCGATCATCAACGTGACATCGACGTTCGCGGTCGTCGGCGGCCTGCGGGGCGGGGCCTACTCCGCGGCCAAGGGCGGGCTGACCGCGCTGACCACCCACATCGCCTGCCAGTACGGCGCGTCCGGCATCCGTTGCAACGCCGTCGCGCCGGGCGTCACGGTCACACCGATGGTCGAGAAGCGCTTGCAGGACGAGCGATTCCGCAAGATCAACACCGAGATGACGCCGCACCCGCGGTTGGGCCGCGTCGACGACATCGCCAGCACGGTCGCGTTCTTGTGCTCGCCGGGCGGAAGTTTCATCAACGGCCAGACGATCGTGGTCGACGGCGGATGGAGTTCGACGAAGTATCTGTCGGAGTTCGCCTTGTCCTCGCGGTGGACGGAGCGGTGA
- a CDS encoding AMP-binding protein, whose amino-acid sequence MDGAVNLFAMLDQAASRHPHRGAMYHGTRRLYTWIELRDRALRLAASIRKQHAAGARLAIATHNRPEIIELMFAIWAAECVVVPINYKLHPREMAEILDDAGAARVFASTAIAGELAPITTTPMETFESQDYSRRVTVAPSAKPRTDPSALAWLFYTSGTTGRSKGAMLSHRNLTAMTVAHLADIDDPDERCSLLHAAPMSHGSGLYVLPYVLRAARQVVPASGAFDPDEFLDLCEHHPGGSAFLAPTMVQRLVGTGRARPANLKSIVYGGGPMYVESLRKAIAAFGPIFAQIYGQGESPMTITGLRRADHESGDDAILGSVGYARSGMDVGVLRAGGDPAPVDEIGEIVCRGDAVMSGYWRNPDATRATLKEGWLYTGDMGSFDARGFLTLRDRSKDVVISGGSNIYPREVEEVLLEHPAVAEACVVGTPDAEWGEVVVAFVVGTGDPVDAAALDAHLLTRIARFKRPKRYEFVDELPKNSYGKVLKRELRARLAPLRECHETSGRSQ is encoded by the coding sequence GTGGACGGAGCGGTGAACCTGTTCGCGATGCTCGATCAGGCCGCGAGCCGACACCCCCACCGCGGCGCGATGTATCACGGCACCCGGCGCCTGTACACCTGGATCGAGCTGCGCGACAGGGCCTTACGCCTGGCCGCGTCGATCCGAAAACAGCACGCCGCCGGCGCCCGCCTCGCGATCGCGACCCACAACCGTCCCGAGATCATCGAGTTGATGTTCGCGATCTGGGCCGCCGAGTGCGTCGTCGTCCCCATCAACTACAAGCTGCATCCGCGCGAGATGGCCGAGATCCTCGACGACGCGGGCGCGGCGCGGGTGTTCGCCTCCACGGCGATTGCCGGCGAACTGGCGCCGATCACCACGACACCGATGGAAACCTTTGAGTCGCAGGACTACTCGCGGCGGGTCACCGTCGCCCCGTCGGCGAAGCCGCGCACCGATCCGTCGGCGCTCGCCTGGCTGTTCTACACCAGCGGGACCACCGGCCGATCGAAGGGCGCGATGCTGTCGCACCGCAACCTGACCGCGATGACCGTGGCCCACCTCGCCGACATCGACGACCCGGACGAACGGTGCAGCCTCCTGCACGCGGCGCCCATGTCGCACGGCTCGGGGCTCTACGTCCTGCCGTACGTGCTGCGCGCCGCCCGCCAGGTGGTGCCCGCCTCGGGCGCATTCGACCCCGACGAGTTCCTCGATCTGTGCGAGCATCACCCCGGCGGCAGCGCGTTTCTCGCCCCGACGATGGTGCAGCGCCTGGTGGGCACGGGCCGCGCCCGCCCGGCCAACCTGAAGTCGATCGTCTACGGCGGCGGCCCGATGTATGTCGAAAGCCTGCGCAAGGCGATTGCGGCGTTCGGCCCGATCTTCGCCCAGATCTACGGGCAGGGCGAGTCACCGATGACCATCACCGGGCTGCGCCGCGCCGACCACGAATCCGGCGACGACGCAATCCTGGGATCGGTCGGCTATGCGCGGTCCGGGATGGACGTCGGGGTGCTGCGCGCCGGCGGCGACCCGGCGCCCGTCGATGAGATCGGCGAGATCGTCTGCCGCGGCGACGCGGTCATGTCCGGCTACTGGCGCAACCCCGATGCCACCCGCGCCACGCTCAAAGAGGGCTGGCTGTACACCGGCGACATGGGCTCGTTCGACGCGCGCGGTTTCCTCACGCTGCGCGATCGGTCGAAGGACGTCGTCATCAGCGGCGGCAGCAACATCTACCCGCGCGAGGTCGAGGAGGTCCTGCTCGAGCACCCCGCGGTCGCGGAGGCGTGCGTGGTCGGCACCCCCGACGCCGAGTGGGGCGAGGTGGTGGTCGCATTCGTCGTCGGCACAGGCGATCCCGTCGACGCCGCGGCGCTCGACGCGCACCTGCTGACGCGCATCGCCCGGTTCAAACGTCCCAAGCGCTACGAATTCGTCGACGAGCTACCAAAAAACAGCTACGGCAAGGTGCTCAAGCGGGAACTGCGGGCCCGCCTGGCGCCGCTGCGGGAATGTCATGAGACATCAGGGAGGTCGCAATGA